One stretch of Actinomycetota bacterium DNA includes these proteins:
- a CDS encoding class I SAM-dependent methyltransferase: MTVIAPTESLEDRLISSATAALEVFSIHIGRTLGLYRVLAEAPHTPAGLAEAAGIHPRYAREWLEQQAVAGFLTVDDAAADQDSRVYRLDGQAAAIFTGEEDPTHVSPLADIVVGIGQTLDRVTEAYRTGGGVTFADYGPHMMHGQGAVNRPAFTHDLVPSWIGAVDGLTERLNAGATIADLGCGVGWAAIAMAGQLPGARVIGWDLDAESIAAARKNAAKAGVEVRFELANAAAMDREGPFDLITILEALHDMSNPVEVLRAAREVLAEGGLVLVADEKVADEFTAPGDDMERMMYGWSITHCLPAAMAEQPSAAIGTVIRAPIVHELARAAGFGSSETLDADAGFFQLHVLRA, from the coding sequence ATGACCGTGATCGCCCCGACCGAGTCGCTGGAGGATCGGCTGATTTCATCGGCGACGGCGGCGCTCGAGGTGTTCTCGATCCACATCGGGCGTACCCTCGGGCTGTATCGGGTGCTCGCCGAAGCCCCCCACACCCCGGCCGGGCTGGCCGAGGCCGCCGGCATCCACCCGCGCTACGCCCGGGAGTGGCTGGAGCAGCAGGCGGTGGCCGGCTTTCTCACAGTGGACGACGCGGCGGCAGATCAGGATTCCCGCGTTTACCGTCTGGATGGCCAAGCCGCTGCGATCTTCACGGGGGAGGAGGATCCCACCCACGTTTCTCCTCTGGCCGACATCGTGGTCGGCATCGGCCAGACCCTGGACCGGGTGACCGAGGCCTACCGCACGGGGGGCGGGGTCACCTTCGCCGACTACGGCCCGCACATGATGCACGGCCAGGGCGCCGTCAATCGACCGGCGTTCACCCACGACCTGGTCCCGTCGTGGATCGGAGCAGTCGACGGGCTGACCGAACGCCTGAACGCCGGAGCTACGATCGCCGATCTCGGCTGCGGTGTGGGCTGGGCGGCGATAGCCATGGCGGGTCAGCTGCCCGGAGCGAGGGTCATCGGTTGGGACCTGGATGCGGAGAGCATTGCCGCCGCCCGGAAGAACGCGGCGAAAGCCGGCGTGGAGGTCCGCTTCGAACTTGCCAACGCGGCCGCCATGGATCGGGAGGGTCCCTTCGACCTCATCACCATCCTGGAGGCCCTCCACGACATGTCGAACCCGGTGGAGGTGCTGCGGGCGGCCCGGGAGGTGCTCGCCGAGGGCGGGCTGGTCCTGGTTGCCGACGAGAAAGTGGCCGACGAGTTCACCGCTCCGGGCGACGACATGGAGCGCATGATGTACGGCTGGAGCATCACCCACTGCCTGCCGGCGGCGATGGCGGAGCAGCCTTCGGCGGCGATTGGCACGGTCATCCGTGCGCCGATTGTGCACGAGCTGGCGAGAGCGGCCGGGTTCGGGTCGTCGGAGACCCTGGACGCCGACGCCGGCTTCTTCCAGCTCCACGTTCTACGGGCCTAG
- a CDS encoding TetR/AcrR family transcriptional regulator yields MRDAVTTKRRILEVAQDLVLDRGFSATTVDAVIDAAGISKGAFFHHFASKNALGQSMLERYAAADAEMLESFMGKAEAISEDPAEQLIAFARAFEEASDELFSDPGCLFVSFVYEKMPDSREAHQVIRNTIELWRKRLGDKVRQAFAERSITGTDPDSLADLMFTTFEGAFVLARATGDPSDVRRQLGHYRRYLELVLNKPVHD; encoded by the coding sequence ATGCGAGACGCAGTCACCACGAAGCGCCGGATCCTCGAGGTCGCGCAGGACCTGGTGCTGGACCGGGGGTTCAGCGCCACCACCGTCGATGCCGTAATCGACGCCGCCGGGATCTCCAAGGGAGCCTTTTTTCATCACTTTGCGTCCAAGAACGCCCTCGGGCAGTCGATGCTCGAACGTTACGCCGCAGCCGACGCCGAGATGCTCGAGAGTTTCATGGGCAAGGCGGAAGCAATCTCTGAAGATCCCGCCGAGCAGTTGATAGCGTTCGCCCGGGCGTTCGAGGAGGCTTCCGACGAGCTGTTCTCCGACCCGGGCTGCCTGTTCGTCTCCTTCGTCTACGAGAAGATGCCCGACAGCCGGGAGGCTCACCAGGTCATCCGGAACACCATCGAGTTGTGGCGGAAGCGCCTGGGCGACAAGGTGCGGCAGGCGTTCGCCGAGCGGTCGATCACCGGCACCGACCCGGACTCGCTGGCCGACCTGATGTTCACCACGTTCGAGGGCGCCTTTGTCCTGGCCCGGGCAACCGGTGACCCGAGCGACGTGCGCCGCCAGCTCGGCCACTACCGGCGCTACTTGGAGCTGGTGCTGAATAAGCCGGTCCATGACTGA
- a CDS encoding ChaB family protein gives MPNDAKEDLPGTIQRSPKKAQRTYAKTLEAAHEQYDDEARAHQTAFASLKHSFEKVGDHWEPKPEKGPSDPQAKGGAGTNRPTAGGVDVIGHTRDELMERARKLDVKGRSRMTKL, from the coding sequence GTGCCGAATGACGCCAAAGAGGATCTACCCGGGACTATCCAGCGTTCGCCGAAGAAGGCCCAGCGTACCTACGCCAAGACGCTGGAAGCGGCGCACGAGCAGTACGACGACGAGGCGCGGGCCCACCAGACCGCCTTCGCCTCGCTCAAGCACTCGTTCGAGAAGGTCGGGGACCACTGGGAGCCCAAACCCGAGAAGGGCCCCTCCGACCCTCAGGCCAAAGGCGGCGCCGGGACTAACCGGCCGACCGCCGGAGGGGTCGACGTGATTGGCCACACCCGGGACGAGCTGATGGAGAGGGCCCGGAAGCTGGATGTCAAGGGCCGTTCCCGGATGACGAAGCTG